AATTCACCCCATGATGCTGAACCAGCAGCTTTAGCTTCTTCAACACTAGCCTCAATGACTTCTAATTCTTGTTGGATGAATGGATGGTCTGGAGCAACCTTATTAACCTTGGATAGAGAGGCTCTTGCTTGATCGATTTGACCAGCTTCAACCAAATAACGTGGAGATTCTGGAACGAAAGTCATACCACCAATCATAAACAAAGCCCATGCGAAACATAAACCTAATGGAACTCTCCATTGGACAGAGTTAGAATAATTCTTGGTACCGAAGTTAGTACAGTAACCCAAGAAAATACCTAAGGTAATCATCAATTGGTAACAAGAGACTAAGGTACCTCTCATTTCCTTAGGAGCGACTTCAGAAATCAACATAGGAGATAAAACGGCAATACCACCAACACCTAGACCGGAAATGATTCTACCGATGAAATATTGGTACCATTTGTTGATAGATGcaatttgaataataataccGATGATGtaaataacaacaacaacaatcaAACCCATCTTACGACCGTACATATCACCCAGCTTGGATAGAATGATACCACCAATGGCACAACCAATGTTGAAAATAGAGACAATTAAACCAGTTCTAACCTTAGACAAATAGAAAGTACCGTCATGGTGCTTCATACCGAATCTTCTGACAAAATCAGTTTGAGCAACGAAACCAGAAATGGTACCAGTATCCCAACCGAAAACGAAACCACCGAAGGCGACCATAACACAACAGATGGAGACGGTGACATAAGCACCTTTACCAGTGTTTGGGTTGGTAAACACTTGGTTGGCCTCATCTTGGAAATCATCTTGAACACCTTTTTCTTCGGGCATGTTCATTACCTGGGAGCTGTTTGAAGGCAGCTCagtatttgaattttcacTTGATTTTTGTGGAGATATTAAATCTGGAGTTGAATTCATGATTGTTTAACTCAGATATAAGTTTTGTTTAtggtttttatttcttctgtaAAAGAAGTAACGAAACATATGGAGTATTCAatcaaaagagaagaacAGCACCAGTATTTATATGCAACTCTGGAATGGAAAAAACTTTgacttttcttctgttcTGGAGAAATTCTCTGGGGATATGGTCCCCAGATTTTTTGGGTGGGCCCCCAACATCCCCCATCGTTACTGAgttgtttctttctctaGAAGGTCGTTGTACAGTGATTATCATGGCGGTCAGTACAATGACCTCCGGAAATACTAACATCGGGGAAAGCGGAAAATCTGGAAAAATTCTCTACGATGTTTTCTGTGTGATAATCCGCGACCGAGAGTTTTACCGAGTCCGCGGAACGAGATATTCCGTGTTTATTGCGGTATTATATGAGCCGGACGAAACCGGAAAAACTACGTGACAGGAACGATGACTGGGCAGC
The Saccharomyces mikatae IFO 1815 strain IFO1815 genome assembly, chromosome: 4 genome window above contains:
- the HXT3 gene encoding hexose transporter HXT3 (similar to Saccharomyces cerevisiae HXT5 (YHR096C) and HXT3 (YDR345C); ancestral locus Anc_5.396) encodes the protein MNSTPDLISPQKSSENSNTELPSNSSQVMNMPEEKGVQDDFQDEANQVFTNPNTGKGAYVTVSICCVMVAFGGFVFGWDTGTISGFVAQTDFVRRFGMKHHDGTFYLSKVRTGLIVSIFNIGCAIGGIILSKLGDMYGRKMGLIVVVVIYIIGIIIQIASINKWYQYFIGRIISGLGVGGIAVLSPMLISEVAPKEMRGTLVSCYQLMITLGIFLGYCTNFGTKNYSNSVQWRVPLGLCFAWALFMIGGMTFVPESPRYLVEAGQIDQARASLSKVNKVAPDHPFIQQELEVIEASVEEAKAAGSASWGELFTGKPAMFKRTMMGIMIQSLQQLTGDNYFFYYGTTVFNAVGMSDSFETSIVFGIVNLFSTCCSLYTVDRFGRRNCLLWGAIGMVCCYVVYASVGVTRLWPNGQGNGSSKGAGNCMICFACFYIFCFATTWAPIAYVVISETFPLRIKSKAMSIATAANWIWGFLIGFFTPFITGAINFYYGYVFMGCMVFAYFYVFFFVPETKGLTLEEVNDMYAEGVLPWKSASWVPTSRRGVDYDADALMHDDQPFYKKMFGKK